In the genome of Mauremys reevesii isolate NIE-2019 linkage group 6, ASM1616193v1, whole genome shotgun sequence, the window cagttgtccctcccagcactgtggtgtgctgctcctgccctctgccttggagctgctcccaggagcctcctgcctTGCTGTGCAGGTAGGAGCGGGGGGgcgctaatgtcagggtgtccctctcccccactcctgccccccatctccacagagcagtggGGGACATGAAAGGGCTCAGGATGACAAGACTCAGGATgagggagggagcttgctggcagcagctgctgtcaatttgctgatctacttaaaaagccagtgtacttagagtggggtcagcgtattTAAAGGGCAATGCACctccttctctcacacacagtgtgtctctctgccatgctgtctcccctcccaccatccctgctgccttgtagagtgtgaggctacattaacaacgtgttaacccttgagggctcagctgagtgctagttcatcatttagaagcaaggcattccctgggaaatatcccaccatctgactccaccacctcaatcaagcttcacaatcatcattgctgtgtacagtattaaaattgtttgattaaaacttatactgtgtgtatatatatagtcttttgtctgacAAAAAAAATGTTCCTAGAACCTAACATCCCCTatttaagcaaatccaatttccccataagaattaatgtaaagtagcatttttcacgAACATAACTACAGCATTAAGCAAGGAGCTACTGTAATCCTATTCTAAGTTACCTCAGATGCAGGTGAACCTGTGTAAATAAATATCTTGATCAAAAGGATGTCTTAATTTTGATCCCAATTCAACTATCCAAGTGGGGAAAAACCCTTCGGTTTCTTTTATGTCTGTGAGATAACCATTAAACTAACATTTAAATCATGCTTTGTAATCCAAAGCCACCTACACTGAAACCTCAGTGTTTTATTAAAGGTATCTTGCAGTTCCCATTCTCTTATCACAGGCTGCATTTTTCTTAGGTTTGATTACTTGTAGGTTTCCATTAATGAGAACACTATGCTCATTTTCACTTGGAAACTCATTTTCACCTCCTATAATATAAAATTCAAAATTTAATTACAGAATCATTTTTATAATAAGTGTTTGCTCCAGCATACTTGTGGCAGATAAAATTACTTGCGAGTAGGTTAAGTATATGAATATCTAATGCATTAGGGCTGAATTATCAGGTTATAAAGTGCATTTGGATTTGTACTTGGATGCTATTTGGGGTCTAGGAGACAAAAAGGTAGCTTTTTCAGTATCTATATGGAGGGCAAATAGTTTATGTACAGAATATTTAACTTTAGTCCCAGCTAGTACCTTACTCCATAAGTAGTCCTATTTGAAATCAAAGGTACTACTTCACATGAGCAAAGATGGCAGACTCTGGCCCTAAAACAATTACATGATTTCTGTAAATGGATTTATTAAAAACCTACCTGTGGCAAAAACTCCAACATGCCTAAGGAACTGAGACCAGTATGGGCAATGGGATTCTGAACTGACATAGCCTGAAAACTTTGTGATTGTGAAGAGATTTTCACTCTTGATTTAAATCCTTCGAGTTCATTTTTAAAAGCCTCAAAATAACcttcttcctctgcctgtagaaAGAAAAGATTGTCAATTAAGTATTGCCCTAAACTCAAAACTATAAGTAAAACTTTGGCTATATAAGTATATACattactgggaaaaaaaaaaaagctacacaATGAAGCACAGAAAAGGGAAAACACCACCACCCTAAACTTTGATGAAAGTCTTGGAGAGAAACCAGTAGCAGCTTTATGAAAAATCAGTAggtttcttgatttttttttgaagtgtgtttttaatatttttggctGGGATAATGATAAAAGGCTATTTTCTTGCAGCTGAGGAGCGGTGAATAGATCCTAATTTAAGCCATTCTTCATCCCATCCTAGAAGCTGAAAGGAGAGGTGATCCTCAGTACTGGACTTTTCAGAAGCAAGTCAACACTAGTTAAAGCTGGGCCCCCATTAACTGACAAGGCACTCTCCCTCCCAAGTGAATCTGCCAGTATGAACAGTCAGACTAAGTACTTGAAATGTTCACAGCGATGCACAAATTCAGCCCCTATGAGCACTTTAAAGACATCCTTTGATTTGCAGCAATCCAGCCAGGAACAGTACAAACTGCAGAAGTGGGTACAGAAAGGTGCACTACAGTGATACAAAAATGCTGTTAAGTGGAAGGCTGTGACAAAGACTGACCCAAGTCAGGGTAAACAACGGAGTCCTTGAAAACAAGCTAACAGGGACACCAAGTCCTTAAATATGCTTTATTAGTTGCGACTTAGAAATCACTTTGCCTGCTTAGCATCTCTAACTCCTGTTTACAATTAAATCTTGACATCATCAGCTTGGATGGGCTTTTTTGCTAGAGTGTACAATTTAAAACTTACTCAGACAAAAGTGGATTTTGCAGTTAAACATCACTGATTTCAAATTTATGATGAAATATGGAGTTCTTGAATTCTTACAATAACGTTAGGGTGTGTTCCCCAACATCAATTCATATTTCAAGAACTCCATCTTTCATTAGGATTCTAGAACACTTcatttaatatttgtgaagcactctggAGCTGTGAACTGCACACACTGTTCAGCAAAAATACTTTTAACTATGATTAAGCAGTTCTGTACTAAGTTTTAATTAAATGTATTACACATTAATTTTGCACTACTGTGATGGAGTAGTTGCCAGACCAGATGCTAGTTTATTCAACTGGACCAGAGTTTCTGAAGAAAGTTGCTGACCACACTGCTCATGCAATTCTTCTGGAATAGCATTTTTATTTGGGAGCATGGCGAGGGGGGCAAATGGGCACTGCAATAGATAGAGGGCATTCCACAAGACCTCTTTGCCCCCATCCCAAGATTTTAACATGCCTTCAAGTCATAGCTCTCTGGAGCCTGATACTGTTGCTCCTGGATGGCTATACTTGGTCATTACAGAGGCATAAAAATGTGCCCTTTCCTTAAGAAGGCGCATGAAGTCTCCATGGCACACCATGAGCCCAGCTGCTTTAGAAGTTAATCTAGTcctgaatctctctctctggttAAGCAGTGCAATGGAGACACCTCCTGTCCAGTGTCTATAGCTTCTTCTACAGTTAGTTTTTAGAGCACAAACTATTGATTCTGCAGGAACTCTACTCTTTCAGAGAGTAAGGGTCTAGAGGAAATGGGAGAGTTTTCACCATTCTATATTACTTGTGCATGAAAGAATGTTACATTTATTGTATGATTATAAATGAAGTACACATTGATTTTATGTTCTGTTCTCCTTTTAGACACTCACAACAGCACAACAACATCCACAGAGCTTCCATTCTCATGGTTACACTGACCATTATTGCACAAAGGGCTGCCAACAACTCAACCTTTCCCCTAGAGCCTGGGGCTATTCCCTTAGCACATATTTAGCTTGCAGCTGTCAGGAAGAAATCTCAGCTGCTCTTGAACACTGATCCCTCTCAGATGCTGCAAGAGCTTCTCTAGCATTAAAATGAAATCATGACTTACTTTTGCTCTTTGGAAAAATAGACGAAAACAGCCTCTGGGATCCACATTACAACTTTTGGCCATTTCTATAATAAACTGCATAACAACTGCCTGGTGTGCTACTTGTTCCATGAGAGCTCTTTTCTGGAAACAAAAGTTACAAAGTTACATTTTTAAAGAGACTGTAAGCATGTAACTAAGATTTCAAATGTGTTTTACTTTCATGATCACCAGTTCTCATCTTACAAGATCAAACTGAAAGTGGGCTGAAAGTGgggatgcgtgtgtgtgtgtgtgggggggaacggAGACAGAACTACTGAAGAACAGACATAATGCACGGTATTATCGAGGTTCCCTTCAGTAAGATAACTGgaaacatgggggggggggggtaaggggaAGGGGGAATAGATAAATCATTTAATGTGATCTATGTGGATAGTCTTCTGTAGCATAAGCAGGAAAAATGTATACCTTCTCCCAGATTCAAAGCAATTTAAGATTTGCCTAATACCTGTTCTGCTTCTAGGTGAAAACACCATAAGATGAGATATTTAGCTGTATCTTCACATACAAGGTACGGATGGTCAGACAAAAATCTCTGGCTATCATCCCATCTGCTTAGCATGCCTGGTGAAAAGGAATTAGAAAGCCAAGTGTTACCATAAAAGTACACTGCTTATGGTATTTGAATGGCAATGGAGACCAGATAGTTATTACTTGACCCCATATGATAGAGAGTtttaggctatgtttacactgcagactttatagcggcacagctgtactgctacagctgcaccgctgtaaggtctcccgtaTAGCcactctcccgccaacataattaaaccaccccaatgagcagcagtagctaggcTGGCGGCATAGTGCTGTCCCCACTGGTGTATTGTTTGTCGGGGTgtgtgttattttatttatttattttttttacaccctgaccaacaaaagttttactgccaaaagtgccagtgtagacatagcataATGACAAATTCATTACCACTCAATGAATGCTCAACCTGCCATCAGAAGAGTGACACAGAAGACTAAGGCTAAGTGAGCTAGTCTCATTCCAACTCCTAATTGACATGTGACCAAAATAATGATTGGCACCTTTTTTGCTAGTTTCAGCAGAAAGACCATGTTAAGAGTCCATTAAAGACTGACTGACACTTTCACTTGTAAATGTGGTTTCTATAACAGGATTGAGGCTAGAGAAGCTTGCACTGCCTCTTCTGTATCTCTTCAGTGGCTAGAGTACTTCAGCTTCTCAACTACCAATACAGCTGAAGAATGAAgacagaaagaacaaaataaatttcCTCTATAATTTTCCTGTATAATGCACATAGTTCAACTAAACTCAACATGATCCAAAGATATGAGACAAAAAGAGGCTCATTAACTGAACTTCTGCAACACTAGAAAACCAGGATATTCCATGTTATCTAGTGCATCAGTTGTCAAACTACAGGCCTTTGACCACTGGATACCTGTGGAACACTTCTTGGTGGGCTGCAGAGAGCTAGCTGGCTAACCACATGTTGCTGGCTATTAAAAATTTCAtatgataaaaaaaaagtttaagaacGCCTCATAGAGGAAACTGTGGAAAATATTTCTGGATATATCTGCACGTTAGATGTCTCCTATACATAAAAATTAGAAGTGAGTTTAGCATTTAGAATTTCTCATTTACTTAGAGCTTTTCTTTAGAACACAAGAGCATCAATAAAGGAATATTAGGTTTTATGAATTTCTGTCCAAGGTGACTGAGCTACACGGTATGGGATCAATTCTAGAACACTACCCAGTAGGCAATTTCTCAACTATAAGAGACTAATCCAGGTTTGAAGTCAGAAGCGGAAAAAGGTACTATTAGACAAAGTAATTAATCTACCTCTGATTTATAGGTAGGATGTTAAAATGCAGAGACCAAATACAAACAGACCAAAGTGTAAAATGGTATGAACCAGGAGGAGAAATCATCAAGTTGTATGGCTTGCAACTGTCCTAAACAAAGTGGAAAAGTTATATTAAAAACCTTTAAAACCAAAACCACTAGTGAAgtcagaataaaataaaaaataaaaaataataataataataaataaaataataataattatatttataatataataataaataataaaaataataataaaaataataaataataataataaaaaataaaaaaaaagtttaaagagTCTCATGAAGTCCGCAAGGTTTTATATATTTACCTTATTTCATTCACCATATTCAGAAATTATGAGATTACAAAACAATTAAGTATTTGAGTCCTAGCAGAAGTCAGTCTAAACACAAATTTGGTACTTTGCATTCCACCCAGAAAGCTAGTAAGTAgatatttctgctaaaatgattagTGGGGGAACAGTTAATATTGTTCCTTGTGTGGTCATCCTTGGACTTCAAAGTTATTTCAGTGACGTGGAGGCAGGTCAATCACGTCTGTCGGCATATACTGAGACAGCCTCATGCATCACTTCACATTTGCATGGTTTGTTCTGAAACTAAGAGGACTAGaaaccatttttgttttaaaaaatataccaCCACAAAGAAAAGCCAGTATGGCATACCAAGTGCCAACTCAACCCCATCCCTGGTTGGAGGGATGATTTCCATCAGGTAATCAACAGCCCCAATACAGCTATGCCCCTACACATACAGGAACCAATCAAAGACTCAGAACAATGGGACACATTCAAGATATTCATCAAAATTTCAGAACACTACATGACAAAGGGCATTTGAGTACAATGGTTTTGATCACATTTCAATTATAGAGTTAAAGTGACACCTAGTGGATAGTCTGATATACTTGGCTAAACTACTCTACACCTGGGTTACTATTAATAGATGGTTATTTGACTAAAAAGTTATTTTCAGTAGTAAATCCCTCATGTGTATTACAGCTATTCCTCTTGTGGCTTACATGGCAAAGATGTATGTAAAGGTGTTAAGTATTTAATACACAGGACTTGAAAAATCCACTCAATGCCCAGTAAATAGTGTTCACTCTGAAGCACATGTACATGTAAAGGGTCTGGCAGTAAGGAGGTTTGGGAAGTACTAATCAATTTCCGCAGATTTTAAGCTGATGCAGCGCTTTTTTCCTGATTCTGCACATAAGGCCATCATTGCTAATGCTGCTTATCTCTTTCCCCAATCAGCAAACAAGAGTTGCTCACTATGTTCTTGCTTGGTGAAAGCTGCAAGCAGCAGCCAAGGCAggcactagagcaggggtgggtgaactatggcccgcgggctggatccggcctcagggctttggatccagcccacaggaTTGCGCCCCGTGGCGCCACGAACCCCGAGCCACTCTCAGCAGCGGCCGGGCCAACATCCCTGCGGCCCCGGGGCCCTTGCCTCCAGgaaccaccccccgcagctcccatggctgggaacagggaaccacggccaatgggagcttcggggagGTTCCTGGAAGCGCAGCGAGGGCAAcgcatgcagagccctctgccgccccctccccggAGTGGCGCAGGGCTAGGGACAGGACAGGCATGCagagagcctgccctggccccggtgcgtgCCACTGCTACCctggagcccaaacccctcctgcatcctgcactctcaactccctgccctaagccccctgcctgcaccatgcACCCTaactccttgccctgagccccctcatatacccccccagcccaaccccctgccctgagccctctcctgcagtctgcacccctgccctgagccccctcctgcacttcgcacccctcctgcatcccaactccctgccctgagccccctcccgcagtccgtacccctgccctgagccccttcctgcacaccacaccccctcccacaccctgcactccctcccacacaccaaccccctgccccgcatacaatttctccacccagatgtggccctcggcccaaaaagtttgcccatccctgcactAGAGCTAGTCACAGAAAGGATTCTAAAAGAGGTTAGGAGGAGCATACCAGAACCCCTGATGCCCCAGCTGCAACCAAGTAGCTTTAGTGTGGAAGAGAAATCTTCATCTTCCATCCAAGCAGTGGTGCTCCTTccatcttttgtttgtttgcaactAATTAGTGCTCtcaacagtattttttttaaaaggtcttttCCCCCAAAGCCAAAACTTTCTTGGACCTGTAGGTTCTTTGTGTTCAACCAGAAAACACAGCTGTAGTCTACAAGAGAGTCTAATAACTGAACTAAAATATTAGAAATTTAGCTACTTAGCTGCCATTTCCATGGCAGGATACACTTTTGATAAACATTGAGGAAAAAAATGCttccctttaaaagaaaaatgcttcAGAATTTACAATACCACTGTTCTAGTATCACTTTTCATGACGTGTCAGATAAAGTAGACAGAACCCTCTCTTTTGCAAGGACGTAAGTTATGCTGAGCACTAAAACAGTGTTTATCTAAAAAGCATTATTGACTGTAGGATTCAATAAACTTCTGCAGCATGCATCCTCTTACTTGGAAAGGACTATTTTGTAATGACTATCAAAGAAAGTCCCAAACCCTAATAGACCAGAAACCTGAAGCTTGATTCTGCTAGCCAGATGCTTGATTTCGAAGTGTCTATCTAAACAGAATGCATAAAGCTAAAACTACCAAAGCTGGAAAAGAGAGGTACTTACCAAAATGTCTAATTTTTTGTTCATGTTTCTGCATGAATGATTTGGATTTGTCTTCATcttctatttcttttcttttcttttgattaATAAaactctgtggggaggggaggagggagagagcttAATCATAGAATCCTTTTTTATGCTATTTTAAACTATATCATTATGCGAACACCATTTTATtgaatttccatttaaaaagtaATGCTTATAGTTGTAGGCCAAAAACCTGCAAACACACTGATGCATATACTTAATTTAACGTACATGAGGTGGTGTCTGAGAAACTGGGCTTTTTGACAATTAACACCAGCGTTAAAAAAATGACTCCTTCTAACGTCTGGTCCTGGATTATTGCTTGGAATAGCATTGTCATCTACTAAAGTATTTAACACGGCAGGTAGCAAGGCACTGAGTCCTTAAAACTCGAGAAATGCCtaacttttcccccccttagtacacctctacctcgagataacgctgtcctcgggagccaaaaaaatcttaccgcgttataagtgaaaccgtgttatatcgaacttgctttgatccaccagaatgggcagccctccccacccccccggagcactgctttaccacgttagatccgaattcgtgttatatcgggtcgtgttacatcgaggtagaggtgtatttataagTTTAATATTGAAGTATTAATATGAAGAAGGTAGGATTTGATGCTAACTTTATCATTTGGAGACAACTGCTGTTTTGGAGCAATGCAATGTGAGATCCCTGCTAGCAGTACAAAAACATTTCTTATGTTTTGATATCAGAGCAGGACGTACTTTTTGGTGgattttaataaaattaatgaaAGGATACTCATTCAGAACTTAATCTTGTCATATGGACTGTTCTGGATACGAACAACACTCACAATGTTACAGTGACAAGTGCCATATAAATAACTTGATTTACCTACCAGTTCTATCCCTTGTTTTTACCTGCTTTTATGCATGTTGATATGGTTCGTACCTTATTAAATACGTCCTTGCTAACAGAATCTGTGTTCCACAGATTTTGTGTTTCCCTCTGTATTAGGGCCTCTTCTTTCTGTCTCCATTCTTCCTCCCTCTGTCTCAATTCTGAAGCATCAGTCTGTGCTTTGGCATGTTCCTGATCCAGGGACTCAGAGTTATGCAGTGCTAAACTACCAAGTTTCTGCTGGGCTTCTGCTAAATTCCATTTGCATTCCACAGAGCTCTTCACAAACTCCTTTTGTTTTTGGCAAGCCAATTCAATCCCATGGCCATATATctgtatgggggaaaaaaaaatcagatttgtttATTTGGAAAAGTGGAGAGAATTTAGATAGCACGCAAACAAGTAAGGTTAGTTGCAGAACAGAATTCTGAGATGGCAAATTTGTGAAAAGTGAGGTTAAATTCTGAACAGTGACTAAAATTGATATTATACAGTTGGATGTTTACTTCAATGATTTCCACATTAAATTAGCTCAGTTTacacataaaatacattttaataactCCCAGACTTGCAAACTCAGGGAT includes:
- the CDC37L1 gene encoding hsp90 co-chaperone Cdc37-like 1 isoform X2, whose protein sequence is MALWPPRSRGLRAGEGQDPDPQIYGHGIELACQKQKEFVKSSVECKWNLAEAQQKLGSLALHNSESLDQEHAKAQTDASELRQREEEWRQKEEALIQRETQNLWNTDSVSKDVFNKSFINQKKRKEIEDEDKSKSFMQKHEQKIRHFGMLSRWDDSQRFLSDHPYLVCEDTAKYLILWCFHLEAEQKRALMEQVAHQAVVMQFIIEMAKSCNVDPRGCFRLFFQRAKAEEEGYFEAFKNELEGFKSRVKISSQSQSFQAMSVQNPIAHTGLSSLGMLEFLPQTADSLQSCVNTGLFNLNSLVHRDDEEPKMMDTI
- the CDC37L1 gene encoding hsp90 co-chaperone Cdc37-like 1 isoform X3, with amino-acid sequence MALWPPRSRGLRAGEGQDPDPDPPCAPRPPDPQIYGHGIELACQKQKEFVKSSVECKWNLAEAQQKLGSLALHNSESLDQEHAKAQTDASELRQREEEWRQKEEALIQRETQNLWNTDSVSKDVFNKSFINQKKRKEIEDEDKSKSFMQKHEQKIRHFGMLSRWDDSQRFLSDHPYLVCEDTAKYLILWCFHLEAEQKRALMEQVAHQAVVMQFIIEMAKSCNVDPRGCFRLFFQRAKAEEEGYFEAFKNELEGFKSRVKISSQSQSFQAMSVQNPIAHTGLSSLGMLEFLPQKELKCHLQVPVALVSKP
- the CDC37L1 gene encoding hsp90 co-chaperone Cdc37-like 1 isoform X1, translated to MALWPPRSRGLRAGEGQDPDPDPPCAPRPPDPQIYGHGIELACQKQKEFVKSSVECKWNLAEAQQKLGSLALHNSESLDQEHAKAQTDASELRQREEEWRQKEEALIQRETQNLWNTDSVSKDVFNKSFINQKKRKEIEDEDKSKSFMQKHEQKIRHFGMLSRWDDSQRFLSDHPYLVCEDTAKYLILWCFHLEAEQKRALMEQVAHQAVVMQFIIEMAKSCNVDPRGCFRLFFQRAKAEEEGYFEAFKNELEGFKSRVKISSQSQSFQAMSVQNPIAHTGLSSLGMLEFLPQTADSLQSCVNTGLFNLNSLVHRDDEEPKMMDTI